caatgatcggtagacattcgcaagcagtcgcaaccattcgtatgaCATTCTCAAGGATTCGTAAGCCGTCGATTTTTctgttttttcctgtccattcgtctcttttttggccgaatacaacattttcatattcgtaaggatattcggcacagtgtaagacaggcttaAGGCTATATAGAATCATTTTCAACAAagttaataataaaaaaaattatttttaaaaagcaAGTAACATTCTTTTCCAGTCTTTGACATAAGTTTTATAGATATGTATTGTTTGAATGAAGTGTAACAGGAAAAGGCATTGTCAATTACAGGATGATAAATAACAAACTCGGCCATTTAGTCTGTAAACATCAacgttctgtatatgtttttaattttacttTTAGATTAAAGACACACTTCTTCCCGAAGATTCAACAAGTTACCCTAGCCCCTCAAGTCAACTCAGCATCATTTTTTGCTTAATCTCAGCAACTGCTAGATCGTCACCCTATCCGACAACGTCTAAGTGAGCCGGCGGAATTGGCAGGGACTTGATTGAGAGGTGGAAGGTTGTAAGCCTTCAGTACTGAGCCGACTGTGCCAACCCGCacccctcctcctctcctctTCCCCCTGAACCCCCTAGTAGTCAGACTGAACAATGCTGGTGAAATGTTGTAAGCTTTCAGTGCCGAGCTAGCTTTTCCGAACTACCCCCAGCTGAACTGAAGACGCTGGTGACATGTTGTAAGCCTGCAACACCGAGCTAGCATTTCCGAACTTCCCCCAGCTGACCAGCAACCTGGTGCCCgccacactgacacactttgGGTGGGCATTATCTGTTGGCCCTCTCGCTACCTCCAGCCACTGCCTGTTCGCGGTCAAGTGTTTCAACACGCACTGACCTTTATGGCTGGCCACGTACAGGTTACCCCCATGGTCAGTGCACACCTGGCACGGCGATTGCAGCAGAGCGTGTTTCAGTGTCTCGGTCAACTCACCTGTGATTAAGTCTACAACGTAGACGCAGCTTTTGTCATGGTGCCGATCTGATATGAAAACCTTCCCACTATGAACGCTGAGGTAGTGAGGCTCAAGTACGTCAGGGGTGCAAAGGGTTCTAATGACTGTGACCTTCAGCCCCGATACAGTGATGACGTCAACACTAGGTTTTCCGTGTTTCCCACTATAACCACTATAACTGACTACCAGGGTCTTGTCATCCCATGTACCAATTCCCCAGTAAGGTTTCGATGTGTTAATCGATCCATCGAGTTCACGCTTGTTTTCGACATCAATAACGACTATCTTGCATTCTTCCTGTGACGTGACATAAAGCTGTTTTCTATCAAAGCTCAACGCTAAACCCCTAGGTTTAAAGCCAAGACGCAGTTCATATATAAGTTTCAAGGAGAGATCAGTGACCTTGATACTCTCGTTTTCAACGTCGGCCATGAAGACGAGACGCAGCGTGCTGTCCACCAAGAGAGAGATGATGTCAGACGAGGGGAGATCTATGCGTGAAATGCTGGTTGGCGCAGGGTCCAGACATGGATAGGTCGGCTCTTGGCCTGGTGGTATCAATTAGGGTTGGTCAATGAGATCATCAGAGTAtagttgcacacacacacacacacacaatcaagcacacacacacgcgcacacacacagtcacgcacgcacgcacacacacacacacacacactaccacacacacacacacacacacacacactaccacactcacgcacgcatgaatgcactatcacacacacacacacacacacacacacacacacacacacacacacacacacacacacacacacaaacatttcgAATCATAATGTTGTTGTGTTCTGAGACTGCAAGGTTGCCGTTGCCGACGCTTGAACTGCATGCCTTCCTCGTAAAAGCAGGAGGGAGagaaggcgagagagagagagagggagagaaggcgagagagagagagagagagagagagagagagaagacgagagagagagaggagggggagagaggggagataggaagggggagggagggagagagagagagggggagagagaaaggggggtgggggggggggggaggaagagataGAGAGCATTGGAATATGATTACTTGAACACGGGGTGTCTTTAGTTTGATATTCCTTGTTCGTCTTCTCACTCTTTGTTCGATGGTCTGAAAGCTCAGGTGCGGCTGGTTCACCACTGTCATCTGTAAATAGAGCATGTCCTTTAAGTCACCTCAACGACCCATCAGTCACTGAAATCATGCACCTCTGCAGGTGACCATGCAGCTTTTAGATATTCTCTGCTATTATTGAGTATTAACGATTGTATATAGcccagtgacaaaaggtcatgTTTTGTAAAATTCTATAATTGAAAATGAATACCCAGAAGAATATGgatttgaaaacaaatatgAATGGTTTTTTGATTTCCTCTGAAAACACAGTACATATCATCAAGCCCAAAACtaaatacaagtcgcgtaaggcaaaattacaacatttagtcaatctgacgaacacacagaataaaactgaacgcactgcatgttttcaaccaagacaaaacagcttcgtcaatccctgcggcaaggaagtcgctcactTTTCGCATGCAACACGAAATGAAACTGATTGCAAGAATAATTAAATAGCGTATTGCAGCAAGCAGGAAAGCACCTATTctgggtgtgtttttttctttctttctgagcttgttttgaatacaacatattatatctatatgtttttggaatccggaaatgataaagaataagatcacatcctttttggatcgatttcttaagttataatcgtagtactaattaacctattttccttaattgtgatcacattttaagagtaaatatgacgtatgtatgtatttttactaattttagattcaaaatttgatgaagaatacgatgcaatcaattttaaatctgtttgcaaaaactcgattttaatgacaactttaatgagtaaAAATCATGAATTAGTtattaagccttcaagctgaaatgcaatcccaaagtccgggctttgtcgaagattacttgaccaaaatttaaaccaattcgcttgaaaaatgagagcgtgacagtgccgcctcaactttcacaaaaagccggatatgacgtcatcaaagacatttataaaaaaaaaatgagagaaagTAATTCTAGAGATATCATACTCAAAAACTCTCATACAtcacaccctcatctcgattcccagtcaacgttaaaatatttagtcatacatgtacaaatagCAAATATatacatcaaagtattaaacggCCCTTTAGGAACTCGGAATGTATGTTGAGATGTGTATGATAAACCAAATAAAATCATGAAGAAAGAGAATCAAtcgtagagagagaaaaaaaatgacattgagaagaaaaaatgtctgtttcataGGCTGAAAAATAGTACTGCTATTTTGTCATAATACTAGCAAGAAAGGAATGGATACAAACATATATCACGGGCACTAACCTTTTTCTGTTCTTGTCCTTTGTTTCTTGCCCCTTTTGACCTGTGTTTGCTGAACTGTTTTCCTGTGTTCCTCTTTGTGTTCATTGTCAAGTAGTTTTTGTTTCTTCGGTTCAGCATAGCTGTCTGGAATCATTCAGAAAAGAGTCagataagataaaataagaaaaCCTTAATTTCCGTTTTCATTGTATATAAACATGtacttgttggctcacgtaagtgtagcctatgcgatggtaaactttgtctgtctgtgcgtgcgtgcgtgcgtgcgtgcgtgcgtgcgtgcgtatgtgatagaaactttaacatttgactgaacaccgaaatactaatttcacctggttattatccaagcaacatcttcagagtattgaagcaatgatcaaaaTTTCGTCGGCATGTGTTTAGTTAAAGTgtatatccaaagaaaacgggtggtggttttttttttttttttttttgggggggggggggtaaaagcaggtgactggtttatgtcgtgtgtggtatgtagaccaggtcaggggtcaagatcaggtcaggtcgcgtgaaggattgtggtatagattcacttttcagttctcacctctgcattcgccgattcggggaagacgatttcacattgttcggtttcttagctccagaaaaatagataaaga
The genomic region above belongs to Littorina saxatilis isolate snail1 unplaced genomic scaffold, US_GU_Lsax_2.0 scaffold_1544, whole genome shotgun sequence and contains:
- the LOC138955308 gene encoding uncharacterized protein, with product MADVENESIKVTDLSLKLIYELRLGFKPRGLALSFDRKQLYVTSQEECKIVVIDVENKRELDGSINTSKPYWGIGTWDDKTLVVSYSGYSGKHGKPSVDVITVSGLKVTVIRTLCTPDVLEPHYLSVHSGKVFISDRHHDKSCVYVVDLITGELTETLKHALLQSPCQVCTDHGGNLYVASHKGQCVLKHLTANRQWLEVARGPTDNAHPKCVSVAGTRLLVSWGKFGNASSVLQAYNMSPASSVQLGVVRKS